The window CCCGGTGAGAAAACCGCTAATCAGGCCTGCCTACCAGATGCTATCGGACTCAGATATCAACACCATACACGAGAAGGCCCTCGTAATCCTGGAGAAGGCCGGGGTTTACATCGACTCCCGGGAGGCCCTGGAACTCTTGGAGAAGGCCGGTTGCTCCGTGGACTTTCCCCGGAAGATGGCCAGGTTTCCCAGGGACCTGGTGGAGAGGTCGCTGGGAAAGGCCCCGGGCTCAATAATCATGTATGACCGCCAGGGATCTGAAGCGGCCCGCTTGGAGGGCAACAACGTACACTTTGACCCGGGGTCCTGCGGGGTCCGCTTCCAGGCCAGTGATGGGCAAACGGTAGACTCCTGCTCTCAGCACCTGGCTGCCGTTGCCAGGCTCACTGAGCACCTGGAAAACCTGGCGCTGCAGTCTACAGCCATCACGGCAGGGGATGTTCCTAAGGAGATCGCCGATACCTACCGCCTGTACATTGTCCTGAGGAACTGCCATAAGCCGGTGATCACAGGGGCCTTTAGCGTCCACGGCGTTACTGATATGAAGGATCTCCTGGCGGCAGTCAGGGGCGGCCAATCTAATCTGGAGGAACAACCGCTGGCAGTGTTCGACATCTGTCCCTCTCCGCCCCTCAAGTGGACGCACATCAGCGCGCAGAACATCATTGACTGCGCTCGCCTCGGGCTTCCCATGGAGTTCGTGTCCATGCCCATGCCTGGGGCGGCCTCCCCGGCCACACTGGCGGGCTCCATCCTGGTGCACACCGCTGAGACCCTGAGCGGCCTGACCCTGGCCCAAGTAGCTAGGCCCGGTGCCCCGGTGATATGGGGAGGCGCACCGGTGGTATTCGATATGAAGTCCGGCACAACCCCCATGAGTGCAGTGGAGGCTACGATGATAGGTGTGGGAAGCTGCCAGATGGGCAAGGCCTATGGGTTGCCGACCCATACCTATGCGTGCCTCAGCGATTCGAAGGTGGTGGACACCCAAGCCGGGCTGGAAACGGCCACCGGCGGCATGGCCGCGGCTCTGGCAGGGATCAACGTGATCTCCGGCCCTGGCATGCTGGACTTCGTGGGGACCTTCAGCCTTGAAAAGCTAGTCATTGACAACGAGATTTGCGGGATGGCGTTACGCCTTGCCTCGGGTGTCCAGTTGGATGAGGAGACTCTGGCCCAAGACCTCATCCAGTCACTAGGGCCTGGAGGCGACTACCTGAAGACAGCCCATACCCGCAAGTGGTTCAGGAGGGAGGTATACATGCCAGGCCCCACTGTGGACCGGCACGACCGGCGAACGTGGGAGGAGGCGGGCGCACTTACCTCCCTCGATACAGCCAAGGCTCAGGTAGAGAAGCTCCTGGAGAGGCCTACCCCTCGGATTGACGAGGAGACTTCGGGGTCCCTGGACGCCGCCATGGCCCGGGTTAAGTCCAGGTACAGCTTGGGCAGTCTGCCTCTAGGCCCTTCCTGAGCGCCTACAAGCTGAGTGAAAAAGGAGGTGTTAACTGGGCCGGCATCTAGCGACCTCCGTGCTCCAATACATCATACAGGAGGGAAACGGAAGTGGAGCATTACGGTTTCGTTTCGGTCTTGCCACCCTTAATAGCCATCATTCTTGCCATCGCTACCAAACAGGTCATCCTCTCGCTGTTCATCGGCATATCCGTTGGCGTGCTCATCTACTCCGGCTGGGCCATAGGAGCAGCCTTCAAAGAGGTATCTGAGGTTATCGTTGCTGTGATAGCGGATGACTGGAGAGCCCGGGTGCTTCTGTTCACCATGTTCCTGGGCGGGGTCGTGGGTCTCGTCCAGAAGTCCGGAGGCTTCCAAGCCTTTGCCGAGTGGGCCGGCGCCCGGGTCAAGAGCCGGAAGGGCGCGCAGATGCTGACCTGGCTGGGCGGTGTGATCATCTTTTTCGATGACTACTTCAATTGCCTGGCTGTGGGATCAGTCATGCGCCCGCTCACGGACAAGTTCCGCGTATCCAGGGAGAAACTCTCCTACATAGTGGACTCCACGGCTGCCCCGGTCTGTATCCTCATCCCCATTTCTACATGGGTGGCCTACGTGGTGTCCCTCATCGCCACGGAGTTCGAGAACGCCGGGATTGACCAGAGCCCCTTCGTGGCGTACCTGCAATCCATACCATTGAACCTGTACGCCCTGGCTGCCGTGGTGATGGTGGTAGTCATAGCCATCACCGACCTGGAGTTCGGGCCTATGAGGAAGGCTGAGGAGAGGGCAATCAAGACGGGTGAGGTCTCCCGGCCCGGGGTGACGGATATCCCTGGCAAGGACGTGGCCCTCTTGGAGCCGTCGACCAGGGGCGGCGTATCCGACATGTTCATACCCATCCTGACCCTGGTCATAGCGGCCATCGTAGGCATTCTCTACACGGGAGGATTCTTCGAGGGGGCAACATTCAGCGAGGCCATGGGTAACGCCGACTCCGCCACGGCCCTGGTGTGGGCAACGCTGCTAGCCAATATGGTAGCGGTCATCTGGTACGTGCCCAGGGGAGTCGTAGGGCTGCAGGATGCCATGGACGCCATCATCACTGGCATTAAGGCTATGATGCCTGGTGTGGTCATCCTAGTGATGGCATGGGCCATCGGGTCCGTCGCTGGAACCCTTGGTACAGGAGCCTACGTTACGGAGGCGGTGGGTGAAGCCCTGGCCCCGTGGATCATCCCCATTATCCTCTTCGTTGTCTCCTGCTTCATCTCCTTCGCCACGGGCACATCATGGGGAACCTTTGCCATCATGATTCCCATCGGCATTCCCCTGGCGCTGGGAACCGGTGCCAGCGTAGGAGCCTGCATCGGCGCCATGCTGGGAGGCGGCGTGTTCGGAGATCATTGCTCCCCGATTTCCGATACCACCGTTCTTTCCTCTACGGGTTCACAGTGTAACCACATCGACCATGTTACGACCCAGATACCGTATGCGGTGGTTGCCGCAGTCGCGGCTGGCGTGGGCTACATCATAGAGGGCTTCACCACCTTCTGGCTCATCCCGGCCATGGTAACCCTGGGCCTCCTGCTAGCCTTCCTGTTCTTCCTCCACGGGAAGGGCCATGTCGTGGTGGCTCCGGACAAGACGGCCGACTAGACCGTCGCCCTAAAGAAGGGGAGCCGTCGCTGGCTCCCCTTTCACTCTCTTCACAGCTCCTTTACCCCTTATCCCAGTGCGTCCCGGGAGCCATACATCCTTCTATCCGCGACCCTCAGGAGTACCTCCGCGGACGCCCCGTCACCAGGGTACACAGACATGCCCACAGACAGAGGCGGCATGGCCAGTACCATGCCAGCCACGCTCGCTGAGGCCTTACCCATTTCCTCCTTGATTCGCTGGGCGAAGACGTAGCCCTCCTCGATGCTGGCCTCCGGGAGAACAACGACGAATTCGTCGCCTCCAAAGCGTGCCACAATATCCGAATCCCTGGTATTCGAGCGCAACACAGACCCTACCGACTGGAGGAGCCGGTCGCCCACCAAGTGGCCATAGGTATCATTCACCATCTTCAGGCCGTTTACGTCCAAGAAGAGTACGCACATCTCGGTGCCCGAGCGCTCCGCCCTAGAGATTTCCTGTTCCAGACGGGAGAAGAGATGACGCCTATTGGCAAGGCCCGTGAGCTCATCCGTCATTGACGCATCCTTGAGGGCCTGGGTACGCTCCGCGAGGAAGGCGGCCATGGAGTTAAAGGAATCCAGCAGGCTTCCGACCTCGAAAGGCCCGTGAGGACTGAGTCTCTGCGGTTGTTCATCACGCTCAAGGTCCTTGAAGGCCTTCTCCAATTGCATGATGGGCCTGGAGATACTCCTGGCAAACCTTCTTCCCAGGACAATCGACAAGGCGATCCCCGCCAGGAGCACGGGGATGAATGGGCCCCAGACTCGGCGGCGCACCACCGGCACAACGGGCCTAGGCCTCTGTCCCACAAGGTGTCCAAGAGGGAGCCCGGAGGGGTCCTCCAGGGCTAGGGAGTAACTCAGGAGTCCGTTGTGCCAGACCGGGGCATCCAGTACAGCCGGAACGGCATGAGGAACAAAGCCCGGCGAGAACACCCCCTGGGAATTCTCTCGAAACATCCCCACTTCTATCCCGGCCACGGATGACACCCTGGAGAGCAGCCCGGCGTCCACTGCCCGGCCGAACACCAAGGTTCCCGCGGCTGGCCCCTTGCCTCCCGATCTGGTTACCGGGGACAAGCCCACCAGGAAGACTGTCTCTCCCAGGGGCACCAGCCCTGACCTGAGCCCCGTCCCGAAGTGGGGCGAAAGTGCTTCACCAGGTCTAACCTGGGGAGGAAACTGGAAACGCAGGTTTCCTGAGTGGTCATAGACGAGGACCAAATCGATGCCGGAGTTCTTGGACACCCACGTGCCGGCTTGCTCGTGGAACCATTCACTGCTCCCCTCCAGGAGCCGGTGGTAGGTGTCATCCCGCATCCCGTAGTCTTGGGCGGTACTGCCCAGTTCTTCACCAATGTGGAAGAGGAACTGCCGCGCACCCGAGGTGTGCTCCCTGATGTCCGTTTCCTCGATCCTCGCTACGGTCTTGTCCACCAGGAGGAGTAGTGACACCACATACAGCAGGACAGGTACGAGACTGACCAGCGCTAGGCCGAGTACCATCTGGGAACTGAGTTTCCGGGGGTGCCTCCAGAAACCCACGGCCATCCCTCCACCAGGCCCATAGAATGAATGTCGCCGCAAGTCCACTGGCCCGTGCGCCTCACACCACGTGTGTGTTCCGCAGCGGGGGATCGGCCTAGAGGTCTTGCCTCCTGTCTCCCAGGGCCTGGAGTTCCTTGAGTATGACACTGAGGAATTCCTTGTTTGACCGGGTCTTCTTCAGCCTCTCAATGAGAAGCTCGGCAAGCTCAGCGGTGCCCATGTTGTTGGTGACCTTACGGAAGGCCCACAGGCTGTCGAGTTCACCGGGGGTAAGCAGGAGTTCTTCCTTCCTCGTGCCTGATCGCTTCACATCGATGGAGGGGAAGATGCGGCGTTCCGACAGCTTGCGGTCAAGATGCAGTTCCATGTTCCCTGTCCCCTTGAACTCCTCGTAGATCACATCGTCCATCCGGCTTCCCGTGTCAATGAGGGCGGTGGCCAGGATTGTCAGGCTCCCTCCCTCTTCCAGATTCCTGGCAGCCCCGAAGAAACGCTTCGGCTTGTGAAGGGCGGTGGGGTCTATCCCTCCTGAGAGCGTCCTCCCGCTTGGGGGGACAACAAGATTGTAGGCCCTGCCCAGCCGGGTTATGCTGTCTAGAAGGATGATGACATCCCGCTTGTGCTCGACCAGGCGTTTTGCCCTCTCCATGACCATCTCTGCAACCTTGATGTGGTTCTCGGGGACCTCATCGAAGGTGGAGGCCACGACTTCTCCCCTGACTGACCGTTGCATATCGGTGACCTCTTCAGGCCGCTCATCAATGAGGAGAACCATTATGTACATGTCTGGGTAGTTTACCGTAATTGAGTTGGCGATCTTCTTGAGGAGGACTGTCTTGCCAGCCTTGGGGGGCGCCACTATGAGGCCTCTCTGCCCGCACCCTATTGGCGCCACCAGGTCAATCAAGCGGGTGGATACCTCCTCCCGGGCTGTCTCGAGCTTCAGGCGCCGGTCGGGAAAGATGGGGGTCAGGCCATCGAAGTGAATGCGCTCGCGGGCCACATCGGGGTTATCTCCATTCACCGCCTCCACCCTGAGGAGCGCGAAGTATCGCTCGCCGTCCTTTGGCCTCCTCACCTGGCCCGAAATATGATCGCCAGTGCGCAGGTCAAACCTCCTGATCTGGCTTGGGGATACGTAGATGTCCTCCCTGCTGGGGACGTAGTGAATGGGCCTCAGGAAACCATAGCCCTCCTGCATGATATCAAGGAGCCCTTGTGCGAATAGCAGGCCATCCTTCTCGGTCCTGGCCTTGAGGATCTCAAAGATGAGCTCCTTCTTCCGCATGGTGCTGTAGCCGGAGATCTCCAGCTCCCTGGCGTGCTTGTAGAGCTCCGCCAGGGTCAACTGTTCCAGCTCGCCAATGCTCAAACCTCTCACCTCGTTAATAGTCTGTTTCCCTGCTGATCACGCATGTATCCGGTCACGCGGACAAGTGAGGCATCACAAAGACATTGGACAAGGTCCCACAGGGGCATTGAGAAGGGTCAACCATTTATGCCTTCCTCTTGAGAGTCTTCCAGTCTGCCAGGAACTTCTCGATACCTGCCTCTGTCAATGGGTGATGTATCATTTGCCTGAGAACCTTGAAAGGGACCGTGGCAATGTGGGCGCCCGCCCGGGCGGCTTCAAGAACATGCATGGGATGGCGAATGCTCGCAGCGATTATCTGGGTGGCCAGGTTATGCGACGCGAAGATTAGCGCCGTGTCCCTGACTACATCCATCCCGTCATGCCCTATATCATCCAGTCTACCCACGAACGGGCTAACATATGCTGCCCCTACCTGCGCTGCCAGGAGGGCCTGGTTGGGGGAGAATACCAGGGTAATGTTGATGGGTATGGCTTCCGATGCCAGTGCTGAGGCTGCCTTGAGTCCTTCTTCACACATTGGCACCTTGATCACAACATTCGGAGCGATCCTGGCGAGGTCTCTGGCCTCGCTGATCATGGCCTTGGCCTCCAGGGAAGTAACCTCTGCGCTGAGGGGGCCTGGCACAACGGCGGCAATCTCCTTCAGTACCTGGTCAAGGTCTCGCCCCTCCCGGGAGATGAGGCTGGGATTGGTGGTCACTCCGGACACCACACCCCATGACGCGGCCTCCCTTATTTCCTCTACGTTAGCGGTGTCAACAAAAAGCCTCAACCTGTTCCTCCCTCCTAGCTGTCGGGGAAGAGCCTCCTCCCCCGCTCCTTGACCTCCAGCGGCTCCATACTGCGAAGGGCTTCCACGTCTCGCCAGGAGGTAGCCGCAAGGGTGCTGTAACGGCCACAGGACTGGCACTCGAGTTCCAGCCGGTCCCGGTGAATGTTCACCTCTATCCGGTTATTCCCGCAGGGACAGGAAAGTGAGCCTCCCCGAACCCAGCCGCGCAGGTAGTGCAGAACCTGGTACATCACCTCGGGCTGTTCGAAGAAGTCACACAGCCCAGCCTCGGCCATGGCCGCGTCAACACGCTCCTGGTGTTGCTGAACCACGGCGCGGACCTTCTGGCAACTCCCGATGAAACCCACCTCCACCTCAGTATCGGTGCAGAACAGGGAGCGGGGGTCCGGCAACCAGAAGTCTACCGGAGAGAAGGAGAGCAGGTGGGTCTCCTCACACAGGGCACAGGCCATTTCCATCCAGATCCGGCCCTTCTTGCGGCTGAGTGTCATCTTCCTGCGGCCGCAAGCACAGTCAAAGGCAACGACACGGTTTCGGCTGAAGGCAAATAGGTCAACTTCGTGATAGTCTAACGTGCCACAGCCAGGACACCTCAGCGCCACCGTGACAGTGGGCCTTACAAGCAACTCCTACCCCTCCTTAAGCACACAACAACACATAGAGTTTTCGTCCAGCGTTTAAATACTCCTCTTACCTCTTAGCCTGCACCCAGTACATCAGTGGCCCATCTGGTGCAACACCTTGCTATGGAAGGGCTCGCCGGGGGACTCGATGGGGGGCGCTGACCTATCTCCCACCCCTAGCCTGAAGGTTACGGGTACCTCGGCCCAGTCCGGATCGCACACCTTCACTGTCAGCTCAACCTCCTCCTTCTCTGGCGTGATCTCCAGAACCACGCTGCCTGAGGAGAGATGGTACAGCTTGCCGTTGACATCAACGGCCCTGCCTGCCGGCTCACCATTGCTCGGGTCCGTTACCTTGATTGTCACCTGGTTAGGCACATCCCGCCTAAGGAGGAGGGGTGTAACGGAGATCCTGGCCTCGGGCTTTCCGACGTGGATGACCAGGGGCAACCGGCCCCGGTACCCCTGCCCCGACGTGAATAGGAGGTTGCCGTAGTAGGTTCCGCTTGACGAAGGAACCTGTACCCTTACCCCCACGGTCCACCTCTGGTTGGGAGCCCTCTGGGTGGTCTCGTCCGCCACCGATATGGTGCCGTCATTCCTTAATACAGCATATCCGTATTCGAAGGAAGTGGAACCGCTTCCTAGGTTGTAGGCTTCAACATAGGCAACGTACTGGCCGGGCTCCGGGTTAGAGATGTTAACGAATTCCTCGGAGGAGCCCTTTACCGCCGAGGAGGCTGCCTCCACCCACTGTCTCTTCACTGTATCATATCGATAAACGTACAGATCCAAATCAGCTGATACCGCCGGGTTTCTCGCCCAGACGCTTAGGAGGGCAATCCCCGCAATCACCTCGGGGAGCTGTCTCATGACCGCCTCGCGCCCGGTCACGGTCAAGGTCTCGGACCTGCGGAAGGGGTCGGACCTGGCAAGCCCCATGCCTACCACCTTGCCTGTCACGGGGGCGCCGGTGGCGTTGAGGACGTCAACGTTGATATCCAGGTAGGTCCCGGCCCTGTCCGCCGGCACCCACCGGGTAATGGGCGTGCTGTCAAAGAGCACACCCGAGGCCTTCGCCCTGATCTGGTAGTACGTGTCGCCCCTGCCATACTGGGAGAGAGCGGGGTCACTCTCGACCACCACCTCCCATATACCGGCCTCGGGCTTCAGCACGGTGCGGGCAACGCTCTCACCAGGTGTATCATCCCCCATACCCACGTAGCCAGAGGCTGCCACCTCCCGGCCGTTTGGCTGGTAGACATAGAACTTCGCCCGTCCAAGAGCCTGTGCCCTTAACCCCTTGATTACCCTGAGGCTGAAAGTAATCTCATCCGCGCCAAGGGGTACTTCAAAGTAGTGCCTGTGATACTGGGCAGCCGGGAGCACGTCTGAAAGGGCAACCCCCCACTGGTTTTGGGGTTCAAGCCGGTACGGGACTATAACGGTGTTGAGCACCGCCATGTCAATGCCCTGCGTACGGGGGTCATTGCCCGTGATCAGGCCACTATAGAGGCCTGGGAGATCCGGGATGCTGTAGTTCACCCCCAGCAGCCTTTCCTGGACCGGTGGCAGGGTCACCCTGTCCCTGTCTACGCTGAGCCACGGCACGGTGGACTTCAGGTCTAGCCTGACAAGCCATGGTGTGAAGCTCCCAACGTAGAGGTTTGCACGGCTTGGAGCTGGCGCAGTGTACGACAGCCCTCCCTCCCGGAAATCGGAACCATGCAGGATGAGCGGCCTTATCACCGGGATGGAGCCAAGGTTCCGGAATCCGTTCCAGGCACTGATTGCATCCAAAACCCCAAATCCCTGCTCCACTACGGGTACTCCAGGTATCTGCCGGGCGCCCATGGAAATGGCTTTCTTGTACGCTCTGCTGTCAGGGGTCCTCTGCAATGCCTCTCTCATGAGGGCCAGCGATCCGGCAACATAGGGCACGCCCATGCTGGTCCCTGCCATTATGGCGTAGCCGGAAGGGCTATAGAACGTGGGGACGCTGGATATCGCGCTGCCTGGGGCCACTACGTCCGGCGCCAGGCTGCCGTCGGGCCGGGGGCCCGGGGAGCTGAACAGCCATACACCTTCGCTGGGCACCGAATGCCCGTAGATGCTCTTCCACATGGAAGGGGACAGGTACGCACCCACAGTGATAGCGTAGTAGGGGTGGCCAGGGGTGCTGGACGTCCCTAGGCCCGGCCCATCATTGCCTGAGGCGATCACGAATACCACGCCGTAGCGCCTGCCGAGTTCAGCCATGAGTAGTGATTCAGGGGAGTCCAGTGAGGCGTTGGAGAGCACCCCTCCCGCAGATATACTGATTATGTGGGCGCCGTTCTGGGCCGCGTAGGTCATGGCCCTCGCGATGTCTTCCCACGAGCCATCTCCCGAAGAGGTCAGTGCCTTCAGTACCATGAGCCTGGCGCCCGGAGCCGCCCCCGTCATCCTGTAGCCGCCAGACGCAATCAAGCCGGAGACGTGGGTTCCATGCCCGTTACCGTCAAACCCCAGGGACACGAAGCTGCCTGACGGGTCCATGTCGGCCACAACGTAGCAGAGGTACTGTGGCTTTGCCCCGGACTGGAAGTAGTTGTGCTGTCCTGACTTGGAGTACACCCTGAGACCTACTTCATCTTTGAGATCCAGGTTGCCGTTGGTGTCCACGTAGACGTAGTCGTAGACCCCGGCTGTGGCCGAGTCCACCGCCACTACGATGAACTGCTCCCTGGTGGAGCCGTTACCGTTGATATCCCCCCCGATGGTACCATGGGGATCCAGATGTTCCTCGCGGAATACCCCGTAGCGGTAACGGCCGCTCTTGGAGGTAACCGGGCCAAGCCTCACCTGCCCGTAGGCGGTACTGATGAAACCATCCTTGCTCATTGACACTCTTCTGGTATCAACGTAGCCCTCACCCGAAAAGTCCTTCCAGTCAACGACCTTCCTGAGACCTAGGGGTGTGAGTCTCAGATCGGGGTGGCTAGAGTCAATTCCCGTGTCTATGACTGCTATTGTGACACCCCGGCCTGTGGCACCAGTGGCGGCGCGCAGGTCAGGGATCCTCACAGTGTTGAGGTTGTTTTGTTGAATCAAGTGATCATAACGGTCTACTATCCGGCCTGTCAAGTATGAACTCCCGCCAGTGGGCTGTCCCTCATGGGAGGATGCCAGCACACCATCAATCTGGCTGATCTGGGCGGCGATGGCGCGGGTAACCTCGACAGCTAGGTAATGAACATCCGGGAGGTGCACGCGGACGGTGCCTCCCAGATCCAGAACCCTGTCCAGTATGGGGCCGGTCTCCCCCGGCTCTGTGAACAACCTGAGAGTGACAGTGGATTCCCTGGCCAGAAGGGGGACCGCCTCAGCGGGAACAACTCTTAGGAGCAGCACTCCGCACAGCAGGATCAGGGACAGCCTCTTCACGGAGACACCTCCCGTACTATCTCCGCGTAGTCGATCTTCCCCGCTTCCCCCAGGTGAGCCTCCAGGAAATCCCCGATGGCAACCTCCTCAGGGATGACTGCCACTCCATTCAGGAAGACCATGGCTGAGGGGGCCCAGCCCAGGTTCTTTTCATCCCCGTTGCCCAGTGACAGCGTAAGGGAATCCGCCGTGACCGCGGTGACGATCCCGGACACATCGAATGACACCGCGTCCACCAGGCGAACCAGGCCTGTGAGGGCAGAATGCACAACGTAGAGCCTGTCCCCAGATTCCAGGTTGCCCAG is drawn from Bacillota bacterium and contains these coding sequences:
- a CDS encoding Na+/H+ antiporter NhaC family protein, which produces MEHYGFVSVLPPLIAIILAIATKQVILSLFIGISVGVLIYSGWAIGAAFKEVSEVIVAVIADDWRARVLLFTMFLGGVVGLVQKSGGFQAFAEWAGARVKSRKGAQMLTWLGGVIIFFDDYFNCLAVGSVMRPLTDKFRVSREKLSYIVDSTAAPVCILIPISTWVAYVVSLIATEFENAGIDQSPFVAYLQSIPLNLYALAAVVMVVVIAITDLEFGPMRKAEERAIKTGEVSRPGVTDIPGKDVALLEPSTRGGVSDMFIPILTLVIAAIVGILYTGGFFEGATFSEAMGNADSATALVWATLLANMVAVIWYVPRGVVGLQDAMDAIITGIKAMMPGVVILVMAWAIGSVAGTLGTGAYVTEAVGEALAPWIIPIILFVVSCFISFATGTSWGTFAIMIPIGIPLALGTGASVGACIGAMLGGGVFGDHCSPISDTTVLSSTGSQCNHIDHVTTQIPYAVVAAVAAGVGYIIEGFTTFWLIPAMVTLGLLLAFLFFLHGKGHVVVAPDKTAD
- a CDS encoding trimethylamine methyltransferase family protein is translated as MRKPLIRPAYQMLSDSDINTIHEKALVILEKAGVYIDSREALELLEKAGCSVDFPRKMARFPRDLVERSLGKAPGSIIMYDRQGSEAARLEGNNVHFDPGSCGVRFQASDGQTVDSCSQHLAAVARLTEHLENLALQSTAITAGDVPKEIADTYRLYIVLRNCHKPVITGAFSVHGVTDMKDLLAAVRGGQSNLEEQPLAVFDICPSPPLKWTHISAQNIIDCARLGLPMEFVSMPMPGAASPATLAGSILVHTAETLSGLTLAQVARPGAPVIWGGAPVVFDMKSGTTPMSAVEATMIGVGSCQMGKAYGLPTHTYACLSDSKVVDTQAGLETATGGMAAALAGINVISGPGMLDFVGTFSLEKLVIDNEICGMALRLASGVQLDEETLAQDLIQSLGPGGDYLKTAHTRKWFRREVYMPGPTVDRHDRRTWEEAGALTSLDTAKAQVEKLLERPTPRIDEETSGSLDAAMARVKSRYSLGSLPLGPS
- the fsa gene encoding fructose-6-phosphate aldolase, which produces MRLFVDTANVEEIREAASWGVVSGVTTNPSLISREGRDLDQVLKEIAAVVPGPLSAEVTSLEAKAMISEARDLARIAPNVVIKVPMCEEGLKAASALASEAIPINITLVFSPNQALLAAQVGAAYVSPFVGRLDDIGHDGMDVVRDTALIFASHNLATQIIAASIRHPMHVLEAARAGAHIATVPFKVLRQMIHHPLTEAGIEKFLADWKTLKRKA
- a CDS encoding S8 family serine peptidase, which produces MKRLSLILLCGVLLLRVVPAEAVPLLARESTVTLRLFTEPGETGPILDRVLDLGGTVRVHLPDVHYLAVEVTRAIAAQISQIDGVLASSHEGQPTGGSSYLTGRIVDRYDHLIQQNNLNTVRIPDLRAATGATGRGVTIAVIDTGIDSSHPDLRLTPLGLRKVVDWKDFSGEGYVDTRRVSMSKDGFISTAYGQVRLGPVTSKSGRYRYGVFREEHLDPHGTIGGDINGNGSTREQFIVVAVDSATAGVYDYVYVDTNGNLDLKDEVGLRVYSKSGQHNYFQSGAKPQYLCYVVADMDPSGSFVSLGFDGNGHGTHVSGLIASGGYRMTGAAPGARLMVLKALTSSGDGSWEDIARAMTYAAQNGAHIISISAGGVLSNASLDSPESLLMAELGRRYGVVFVIASGNDGPGLGTSSTPGHPYYAITVGAYLSPSMWKSIYGHSVPSEGVWLFSSPGPRPDGSLAPDVVAPGSAISSVPTFYSPSGYAIMAGTSMGVPYVAGSLALMREALQRTPDSRAYKKAISMGARQIPGVPVVEQGFGVLDAISAWNGFRNLGSIPVIRPLILHGSDFREGGLSYTAPAPSRANLYVGSFTPWLVRLDLKSTVPWLSVDRDRVTLPPVQERLLGVNYSIPDLPGLYSGLITGNDPRTQGIDMAVLNTVIVPYRLEPQNQWGVALSDVLPAAQYHRHYFEVPLGADEITFSLRVIKGLRAQALGRAKFYVYQPNGREVAASGYVGMGDDTPGESVARTVLKPEAGIWEVVVESDPALSQYGRGDTYYQIRAKASGVLFDSTPITRWVPADRAGTYLDINVDVLNATGAPVTGKVVGMGLARSDPFRRSETLTVTGREAVMRQLPEVIAGIALLSVWARNPAVSADLDLYVYRYDTVKRQWVEAASSAVKGSSEEFVNISNPEPGQYVAYVEAYNLGSGSTSFEYGYAVLRNDGTISVADETTQRAPNQRWTVGVRVQVPSSSGTYYGNLLFTSGQGYRGRLPLVIHVGKPEARISVTPLLLRRDVPNQVTIKVTDPSNGEPAGRAVDVNGKLYHLSSGSVVLEITPEKEEVELTVKVCDPDWAEVPVTFRLGVGDRSAPPIESPGEPFHSKVLHQMGH
- a CDS encoding diguanylate cyclase; this translates as MGFWRHPRKLSSQMVLGLALVSLVPVLLYVVSLLLLVDKTVARIEETDIREHTSGARQFLFHIGEELGSTAQDYGMRDDTYHRLLEGSSEWFHEQAGTWVSKNSGIDLVLVYDHSGNLRFQFPPQVRPGEALSPHFGTGLRSGLVPLGETVFLVGLSPVTRSGGKGPAAGTLVFGRAVDAGLLSRVSSVAGIEVGMFRENSQGVFSPGFVPHAVPAVLDAPVWHNGLLSYSLALEDPSGLPLGHLVGQRPRPVVPVVRRRVWGPFIPVLLAGIALSIVLGRRFARSISRPIMQLEKAFKDLERDEQPQRLSPHGPFEVGSLLDSFNSMAAFLAERTQALKDASMTDELTGLANRRHLFSRLEQEISRAERSGTEMCVLFLDVNGLKMVNDTYGHLVGDRLLQSVGSVLRSNTRDSDIVARFGGDEFVVVLPEASIEEGYVFAQRIKEEMGKASASVAGMVLAMPPLSVGMSVYPGDGASAEVLLRVADRRMYGSRDALG
- the rho gene encoding transcription termination factor Rho, coding for MSIGELEQLTLAELYKHARELEISGYSTMRKKELIFEILKARTEKDGLLFAQGLLDIMQEGYGFLRPIHYVPSREDIYVSPSQIRRFDLRTGDHISGQVRRPKDGERYFALLRVEAVNGDNPDVARERIHFDGLTPIFPDRRLKLETAREEVSTRLIDLVAPIGCGQRGLIVAPPKAGKTVLLKKIANSITVNYPDMYIMVLLIDERPEEVTDMQRSVRGEVVASTFDEVPENHIKVAEMVMERAKRLVEHKRDVIILLDSITRLGRAYNLVVPPSGRTLSGGIDPTALHKPKRFFGAARNLEEGGSLTILATALIDTGSRMDDVIYEEFKGTGNMELHLDRKLSERRIFPSIDVKRSGTRKEELLLTPGELDSLWAFRKVTNNMGTAELAELLIERLKKTRSNKEFLSVILKELQALGDRRQDL